Within the Eleginops maclovinus isolate JMC-PN-2008 ecotype Puerto Natales chromosome 5, JC_Emac_rtc_rv5, whole genome shotgun sequence genome, the region GGTGGCGATAATTCCCTTAAatctttaaaactaaaaagaagaagaagcaagcGGAAGCATGCAACTTTGAAATCAGTCTAACGCTGGATTGAATGTATCAAAACACGCTGTCTTTTCAACTCTAAGTGATGATTTCTGTTTGAGAGAGCAGCATGGATTCATCAGAGTCAGAGGGATTGTGTGCACCGGGTCCCTCCTCTGCACACACTCCCAAACCCAAACTCTCTGCAGCGATGCGGGCTAAGATCGAGAGGAACCGACAGCAGGCATTGATGCTCCGACAATCCCGACTAGCGAGCCGCCCTTTGTCCGCTGTGGAAGGAGCTACGTCGGCCAAAGTCTCCAAGACCATCGACTCTGGAGCCGGCTTCTTCATCGAGGAGGAGGGTTacggagaggaagagcagaagGCCAGGACAGTTGTGCAtcagccaggtgtgtgtgtttgtgttgtttgttgacTCGAGTGGGTGTATGCATTTACTCACTTTTGTGTGTTTAGAGatgttgtgtttggttttcagCTCCAGTAATCGAGCTAGACTACCTGGTGTGCGATGACTGTCAAAAACCCTTTATGGACTCATACCTTAGCAACAGCTTTGACCTGTCTGTTTGTGACAagtgcaggtacacacacacacacacacacacacacacacacacacacacacacacacacacacacacacacacacacacacacacacacacacactaggttATGTTAGGATGAGGATAGAAAACTTGCTGAATTTCCaataatgttcaaataaaaaaataagaaacttTAATCACATAAAAAGAGGTGTCATTGCCCAGTGTAGTACTACTACATTTTTAGTAATTTGGATCACCTCATTTATAGAAGCTATCTAAAAGAAATATTAATGGTGgattaaaatccaataaaaaaaagaggtgtTACAATACTGCATTCATTTGAAGTCATGACGTGGAAACTACTGAAATCAAttgaaacctttaaaaagataaatctCTGAGCTAACCATCCCCTTACTGTCAATTAGTCTGGGAAATTTAGTCAAGGCCTCGATACTCATCAGAActaagctttttattttttccttggTCATAATCCTAGTTTCTCTTCGGCTCGTCACTTGTTATTTATACTCACCTGACTGAAAACCAGGACACATGTATAAACAGTGGATTCCTCTTTGTCCCTCAGAGACAATGATGTGAAGCATAAGCTGATCTCCCGAACTGAGGCGAAGAAGCAGTACCTGCTGAAGGACTGTGACCTCGACCAGAGAGAGCCTCCGCTCAGGTTCACCCTGAAGAAAAACCCTCACAACTCACACTGGGGAGACATGAAGCTCTACCTCAaagttcaggtgtgtgtgtgtgtgtgttgtgtggtgtgtgtgtgcggtgtggtgtggtgtgtgtcaATTTTACAATATTGAGTAATATTGATGTTCAGCAAGAGTAAATGTGTTACCTAAGTTTTCAAAAATTGTCCTGTGAATATAGCCTGAAGAATCCTGAGTTCTCGTCATGATCTGGAATTATAACATGGAACATTCATTTTGCagaataaattataaatatttataaaatacaagaaCAATTGTTCAGAgtttaatcaaaataaagttAATCATTAGTTGCATCCATATAAATCAAAGCCACAAACATTTTGGTCACATGCCAAATAACGCCACATTGTGATGTATGTTTTGACGGGTCTAAAATGACTACAGTTgtatttacagtggggcaaaaaagtatttagtcagccaccaattgtgcaagttctcccatttaaaaagatgagaaaggcctgtcatttttatcataggtatacctcaactatgag harbors:
- the xpa gene encoding DNA repair protein complementing XP-A cells, which produces MDSSESEGLCAPGPSSAHTPKPKLSAAMRAKIERNRQQALMLRQSRLASRPLSAVEGATSAKVSKTIDSGAGFFIEEEGYGEEEQKARTVVHQPAPVIELDYLVCDDCQKPFMDSYLSNSFDLSVCDKCRDNDVKHKLISRTEAKKQYLLKDCDLDQREPPLRFTLKKNPHNSHWGDMKLYLKVQVEKRCMEVWGSEEALEEAKDSREENREVQKQKRFNKKVKELRRAVRSSMWTKDTSVHQHQYGPEEVVDAEEDLYKKTCTTCGHELSYEKM